Proteins found in one Hypericibacter terrae genomic segment:
- a CDS encoding DEAD/DEAH box helicase, with the protein MTVALRLNRSHLFHPAVASWFDRRFGAPTPAQAQAWPDIQAGHHSLIAAPTGSGKTLAAFLAAIDSLVRQGVQSPLPDETQVVYVSPLKALSNDIQRNLEEPLAGIREALKAQGLPDVDIRAWVRTGDTPSAERDRMRRRPPHIVVTTPESLYILLGSESGRRMLATTRTVIVDEIHALAPNKRGAHLALSLERLEALCGRPLLRIGLSATQKPIEAVAHFLVGADPKQFSACQIVDAGHVRARDLALEVPSSPLEAVMSAEVWTQLYDRLAELAREHRTTLVFVNTRRMAERVARQLSERLGEDLVTAHHGSMARELRLDAEQRLKRGALKMLVATASLELGIDIGDVDLVCQLGSPRSIASFLQRIGRSGHAVGGTPKGRLFPLSRDELVECAALLDSVRRGELDKLTIPEQPLDVLAQQIAAEVAAQEWNEDELLAKFRRAWPYRALTRDTFIEIVRMLAEGFSTRRGRGGALLHHDAVNHMLRGRRGARLTALTSGGTIPDTADYQVLLEPENQTIGTVNEDFAVESMAGDIFQLGNNAYRIMRVERGMVRVEDAHGMAPTIPFWLGEAPGRSDELSQSVSRLREAVAARLQAGRNDETIAHWLGTEVGIAAPAAEQIAEYLAASHAALGCLPTQETIVLERFFDEAGGMQLVIHSPFGSRLNRAWGLALRKRFCRKFNFELQAAATEDNIVLSLTTAHSFELGDAAHYLNSASVRTVLIAALLDAPMFATRWRWVAGTALALPRQRGGKKVPPQLARMAAEDLIVSVFPDQLACAENLTGEREIPDHPLVTQTLADCLNEAMDIQGLERLLARLEAGEIRVVACDLTQPSPLALEVLAAKPYAYLDDAPLEERRTQAVMSRRWLAPEAASDLGRLDPEAIDRVRAEAWPDPANADELHDALVWLGFLSADEASHWRDWLAALARQNRVTRLRGPGMDIWVAAERLAQFQALWRQARQEPAIAVPAGYEGDGSADTALVEILRGRLEGQGPVTPGALATPLGLEPDEIAVALVALESEGFAMRGRFSPGTNADEWCARRLLARIHHYTIKRLRAEIEPVAARDFMRFLFAWQHVTADAQMEGPEAVAATVAQLEGFEAPAGAWETEILPARVSDYEPAWLDDECLAGRVAWARLKPRNARPNGAERGVSPVRTTPITLLARRHAPFWQTLSTDSDATAQPPSGRAQAVVYFIREHGASFFDEVVAGTGLLRPQAEEALAELVALGLVASDSFGGLRALLVPSDRRKPGPNGRRRRRSIDHGMEDAGRWALARRGKTDANGQTVSAEAVEHAARSLLQRYGVVFWRALEREADWLPPWRELLRVYRRLEARGEIRGGRFVAGFSGEQFALPEAIGLLREIRRKEAAGDWVSLSGADPLNLAGILTPGPKLAALTGNRLLYRDGVPIASLAGGETRFYETLDPATEWQARKALLRGTVPATDELPVH; encoded by the coding sequence TTGACCGTTGCCTTGCGTCTGAACCGGTCCCATCTGTTTCACCCGGCGGTCGCCAGCTGGTTCGACCGCCGCTTCGGCGCGCCCACACCGGCGCAGGCCCAGGCCTGGCCGGACATCCAGGCTGGCCATCACAGCTTGATCGCCGCGCCCACGGGGTCCGGCAAGACCCTGGCGGCCTTCCTCGCCGCGATCGATTCCCTGGTGCGGCAGGGGGTGCAGAGCCCGCTCCCGGACGAGACGCAGGTCGTCTATGTCTCGCCCCTCAAGGCCCTGTCGAACGACATCCAGCGCAATCTGGAAGAGCCGCTGGCCGGCATCCGCGAGGCGCTGAAGGCCCAGGGCCTGCCGGATGTCGATATCCGCGCCTGGGTGCGCACCGGCGACACCCCCTCCGCCGAGCGCGACCGGATGCGCCGCCGACCGCCCCATATCGTCGTGACCACTCCGGAATCGCTCTACATCCTGCTGGGCTCGGAGTCCGGCCGCCGGATGCTGGCGACGACGCGGACCGTGATCGTGGACGAGATCCATGCGCTGGCACCCAATAAGCGCGGCGCCCATCTGGCGCTGTCGCTGGAGCGGCTCGAGGCGCTGTGCGGCCGCCCCCTGCTGCGGATCGGCCTGTCGGCCACGCAGAAGCCGATCGAGGCGGTGGCGCATTTTCTGGTCGGCGCGGACCCGAAGCAGTTCTCGGCCTGCCAGATCGTCGATGCCGGCCATGTCCGCGCCCGCGATCTCGCGCTGGAAGTCCCCTCTTCGCCGCTCGAAGCCGTCATGTCGGCGGAGGTCTGGACCCAGCTCTATGACCGGCTGGCCGAGCTCGCCCGCGAGCACCGCACCACGCTGGTGTTCGTCAATACGCGCCGGATGGCCGAGCGCGTCGCCCGGCAGCTGTCCGAGCGCCTCGGCGAAGATCTGGTCACCGCGCATCACGGCAGCATGGCACGGGAGCTGCGGCTCGATGCCGAGCAGCGGCTCAAGCGCGGGGCCTTGAAGATGCTGGTCGCGACGGCGTCGCTCGAGCTCGGCATCGATATCGGCGATGTCGACCTGGTCTGCCAGCTGGGATCCCCGCGCTCGATCGCGAGCTTCCTGCAGCGGATCGGGCGGTCGGGACATGCGGTCGGCGGCACGCCTAAGGGCCGGCTGTTTCCGCTCTCGCGCGACGAGTTGGTCGAATGCGCGGCCCTCCTCGACAGCGTTCGCCGTGGCGAGCTCGACAAGCTGACGATTCCCGAACAACCGCTCGACGTGCTCGCCCAGCAGATCGCGGCCGAGGTCGCGGCGCAGGAATGGAACGAGGACGAGCTGCTGGCGAAGTTTCGCCGCGCCTGGCCCTACCGCGCCCTGACGCGCGACACCTTCATCGAGATCGTGCGCATGCTGGCCGAAGGCTTCAGCACACGCCGCGGCCGTGGCGGCGCGTTGCTGCATCACGATGCCGTCAATCACATGTTGCGGGGCCGGCGGGGCGCGCGCCTGACGGCGCTGACCTCCGGCGGCACCATCCCCGACACGGCCGACTACCAGGTTCTCCTCGAGCCCGAGAATCAGACGATCGGCACCGTGAACGAGGATTTCGCGGTCGAGAGCATGGCCGGCGACATCTTCCAGCTCGGCAACAACGCCTATCGCATCATGCGGGTCGAGCGCGGCATGGTGCGTGTGGAAGACGCGCATGGCATGGCGCCGACGATTCCCTTCTGGCTGGGCGAAGCGCCGGGCCGCAGCGATGAGCTGTCGCAGTCGGTCTCGCGGCTGCGGGAGGCCGTCGCCGCACGGCTGCAGGCCGGCCGGAACGACGAGACCATCGCCCACTGGCTCGGGACCGAGGTCGGTATCGCCGCGCCGGCGGCGGAACAGATCGCCGAATATCTCGCGGCCTCTCATGCGGCGCTGGGCTGCCTGCCGACCCAGGAGACGATCGTGCTGGAGCGCTTCTTCGACGAAGCCGGCGGCATGCAGCTCGTCATCCATTCCCCCTTTGGCAGCCGCCTCAACCGGGCCTGGGGCCTGGCCTTGCGCAAGCGCTTCTGCCGCAAGTTCAATTTCGAGCTCCAGGCGGCGGCGACCGAGGACAATATCGTGCTGTCGCTCACCACGGCCCACAGCTTCGAGTTGGGCGACGCAGCGCATTACCTGAATTCGGCCAGCGTGCGGACCGTGCTGATCGCGGCCCTGCTCGACGCGCCGATGTTCGCCACGCGCTGGCGCTGGGTGGCGGGCACCGCCCTGGCGCTGCCGCGCCAGCGCGGCGGCAAGAAGGTCCCGCCCCAGCTCGCGCGCATGGCGGCGGAAGACCTGATCGTCTCCGTATTTCCCGACCAGCTCGCCTGCGCCGAGAATCTCACCGGAGAACGCGAGATCCCCGATCACCCGCTGGTGACCCAGACCCTCGCGGATTGCCTCAACGAGGCCATGGACATTCAGGGGCTGGAACGGCTGTTGGCGCGGCTGGAGGCGGGCGAGATTCGCGTGGTCGCCTGCGACCTGACCCAGCCTTCGCCGCTGGCCCTCGAGGTGCTGGCGGCGAAACCCTATGCCTATCTCGACGATGCGCCGCTCGAGGAGCGCCGCACCCAGGCGGTGATGAGCCGGCGCTGGCTGGCGCCCGAGGCCGCGTCGGACCTCGGCCGGCTGGATCCCGAAGCGATCGATCGCGTGCGAGCCGAGGCCTGGCCCGATCCGGCGAACGCCGACGAGCTGCATGATGCGCTGGTCTGGCTGGGATTCCTGAGTGCCGATGAGGCGTCCCATTGGCGGGACTGGCTGGCAGCGCTCGCCCGGCAGAACCGCGTGACCCGGCTGCGCGGGCCGGGCATGGACATCTGGGTGGCCGCCGAAAGGCTGGCCCAGTTCCAGGCGCTGTGGCGCCAGGCGCGGCAGGAACCCGCAATCGCCGTGCCCGCCGGCTATGAAGGAGACGGGTCCGCCGATACCGCGCTGGTCGAGATCCTGCGCGGACGGCTCGAAGGCCAGGGGCCGGTCACGCCCGGCGCGCTCGCGACGCCGCTGGGCCTGGAGCCCGACGAGATCGCCGTGGCCCTGGTCGCGCTGGAGAGCGAAGGCTTCGCCATGCGCGGGCGGTTCTCGCCCGGCACCAATGCCGACGAATGGTGTGCGCGGCGGCTCCTCGCCCGCATCCATCACTACACCATCAAGCGCCTGCGCGCCGAGATCGAGCCGGTGGCCGCGCGCGATTTCATGCGCTTCCTGTTCGCCTGGCAGCATGTGACGGCGGATGCGCAGATGGAAGGCCCGGAGGCGGTCGCCGCGACGGTCGCGCAGCTCGAAGGCTTCGAAGCGCCGGCGGGCGCCTGGGAGACCGAGATTCTCCCTGCACGCGTCAGCGACTATGAACCGGCCTGGCTCGATGACGAATGCCTGGCGGGCCGCGTGGCCTGGGCGCGGCTGAAACCGCGCAACGCCCGACCGAACGGGGCGGAGCGCGGCGTGAGCCCGGTGCGCACCACGCCGATCACCCTGCTCGCCCGTCGCCATGCGCCGTTCTGGCAGACCTTGTCGACCGACAGCGACGCCACCGCGCAGCCGCCGAGCGGCCGGGCTCAAGCGGTCGTCTATTTCATTCGCGAGCATGGCGCCTCCTTCTTCGACGAAGTGGTCGCCGGCACCGGGCTGTTGCGCCCGCAGGCCGAGGAAGCGCTGGCCGAGCTGGTGGCGCTGGGCCTGGTGGCGTCGGACAGTTTCGGCGGATTGCGCGCGCTGCTCGTGCCCTCCGACCGGCGCAAGCCGGGTCCCAACGGACGCCGCCGGCGCCGCAGCATCGATCACGGCATGGAAGATGCGGGGCGCTGGGCGCTCGCGCGGCGCGGCAAGACGGATGCGAACGGACAGACGGTCAGCGCCGAGGCCGTCGAGCATGCCGCGCGCAGCCTGCTGCAGCGCTATGGCGTCGTGTTCTGGCGGGCGCTGGAGCGCGAGGCTGACTGGCTGCCGCCCTGGCGCGAGCTGCTGCGCGTCTATCGGCGGCTCGAGGCCCGGGGCGAGATTCGCGGCGGCCGGTTCGTCGCCGGCTTCTCCGGCGAGCAGTTCGCGCTGCCCGAGGCGATCGGTCTCCTGCGCGAGATCAGGCGCAAGGAGGCTGCGGGCGACTGGGTCTCCTTGTCGGGCGCCGACCCGCTGAACCTCGCTGGCATCCTGACGCCGGGACCGAAGCTGGCGGCTCTGACCGGCAACCGCCTGCTCTATCGGGACGGTGTTCCGATTGCGTCGCTGGCCGGCGGCGAAACGCGTTTCTACGAAACCCTGGACCCGGCGACCGAATGGCAGGCGCGCAAGGCGCTGCTGCGCGGAACCGTGCCGGCGACGGACGAACTCCCGGTTCACTGA
- a CDS encoding aldo/keto reductase, which yields MTNVPPIKLNDGAAMPQLGFGVWQVPDDQAAGAVKTAIASGYRSIDTAAIYGNEEGVGRGIKAAGVARSDLFITTKLWNDRQGKDEPARALAESLKKLKLDYVDLYLIHWPAPMQDRFVDSWRALVALQQQGLARSIGVSNFTAAHLTRIIDATGVVPAVNQIELHPRLQQKPMRDFHATHGIRTESWSPLGQGKLLDDPVLAAIAKKYTKSTAQVILRWHLDNQLIAIPKSTHDARIRENFALFDFKLEPADLAQIDKLDANGRIGPDPDRFS from the coding sequence ATGACGAACGTACCGCCTATCAAACTCAACGACGGCGCCGCCATGCCGCAACTCGGCTTCGGCGTCTGGCAGGTCCCGGACGATCAGGCCGCCGGCGCCGTCAAGACCGCCATCGCCAGCGGATACCGCTCGATCGATACCGCCGCCATCTATGGCAACGAGGAAGGTGTCGGCCGGGGCATCAAGGCCGCGGGCGTCGCGCGCTCCGACCTCTTCATTACCACCAAGCTCTGGAACGACCGCCAGGGCAAGGACGAGCCCGCCAGGGCCCTGGCCGAAAGCCTGAAGAAGCTGAAGCTCGACTATGTCGATCTCTATCTGATCCATTGGCCGGCGCCCATGCAGGACCGCTTCGTCGACAGCTGGCGGGCGCTGGTGGCGCTGCAACAGCAGGGTCTCGCCCGCTCGATCGGCGTCTCGAACTTCACGGCGGCGCATCTGACCCGGATCATCGACGCGACCGGCGTCGTCCCGGCCGTCAACCAGATCGAGCTTCATCCGCGCCTGCAGCAGAAGCCGATGCGCGACTTCCATGCCACGCATGGGATCAGGACCGAATCCTGGAGTCCGCTGGGCCAGGGCAAGCTGCTCGACGATCCGGTGCTGGCGGCGATCGCCAAGAAATACACCAAGAGCACGGCCCAGGTGATCCTGCGCTGGCATCTCGACAATCAGCTGATTGCGATCCCCAAATCGACGCATGACGCGCGCATCCGCGAGAACTTCGCGCTGTTCGACTTCAAGCTCGAGCCTGCGGACCTCGCCCAGATCGACAAGCTGGATGCCAATGGCCGCATCGGTCCGGACCCCGATCGCTTTTCCTGA
- a CDS encoding DUF1993 domain-containing protein yields the protein MTISMYQASVPVLLHTLDAVSAFLKKAAAHAELRKIDPAVLLGMRLYPDMFPLTRQVQLTADFAKGTAARLAGVENPKFADEETTFDALQQRIAKTVTFVKSFKPAQIDGSEAREITIPIGGQPQTFKGQPYLLHFALPNFFFHAATAYDILRHAGVELGKRDFIGGFKTE from the coding sequence ATGACGATCTCGATGTATCAGGCATCCGTGCCTGTCCTCTTGCATACGCTCGACGCCGTGTCCGCCTTCCTCAAAAAGGCGGCGGCGCATGCGGAGCTGCGCAAGATCGACCCCGCCGTGCTCCTCGGCATGCGGCTCTATCCCGACATGTTCCCGCTGACGCGCCAGGTCCAGCTCACCGCCGACTTCGCCAAGGGTACCGCGGCGCGGCTGGCCGGCGTCGAGAATCCGAAGTTCGCCGATGAGGAAACCACCTTCGACGCGCTGCAGCAGCGCATCGCCAAGACCGTCACCTTCGTCAAGAGCTTCAAGCCGGCGCAGATCGACGGCTCCGAGGCCCGCGAGATCACGATCCCGATCGGCGGCCAGCCGCAGACCTTCAAGGGCCAGCCCTACCTGCTTCATTTCGCCCTGCCGAATTTCTTTTTCCATGCCGCCACCGCCTACGACATCCTTCGCCATGCCGGCGTGGAGTTGGGTAAGCGCGACTTCATCGGCGGCTTCAAGACGGAATGA
- a CDS encoding MFS transporter, with the protein MTIAIARPFAPRYAFVVVAVIFLSLLATAGLRATPGVLFVPLEQAFGWNRATVSSSAAAGIFLYGMVGPFAAAVMQRFGIKRTLLGALVLMSLSTGSSYFMTEPWQLVLSWGFFSGLGSGCVTAVMGAAIVNRWFVTNRGLVMGLLTASTATGTLIFLPGLAAIAEYAGWQYVVLTIALCMALLIPLVTWLLPERPADIGLMPYGAPAGHVVLEAPKRNVIGAAVGGLVRGLARRDFWLLAGTFFVCGFTTNGLVGTHMISLCSDHGMPEVQAASLLAVMGVFDLIGTTASGWLTDRFDPRKLLFMYYGLRGLSLIYLPYADFSFYGLSIFAIFYGLDWIATVPPTLRLTNECFGDQEAPVMFGWILAAHQIGAASATFFAGMMRTVEGRYLEAFVIAGATGLVAAGMALFVGRGAKQMAAA; encoded by the coding sequence ATGACAATAGCCATCGCCCGCCCCTTCGCGCCCCGCTACGCCTTCGTGGTGGTCGCCGTCATCTTCCTGTCGCTGCTGGCGACCGCGGGGCTTCGCGCCACCCCGGGCGTGCTGTTCGTGCCGCTGGAGCAGGCCTTCGGCTGGAACCGGGCGACGGTCTCCAGCTCGGCGGCGGCCGGCATCTTCCTCTACGGCATGGTCGGGCCGTTCGCCGCAGCCGTGATGCAGCGCTTCGGCATCAAGCGCACGCTGCTCGGCGCGCTCGTCCTGATGAGCCTCTCGACCGGATCCAGCTATTTCATGACCGAGCCCTGGCAGCTGGTGCTGAGCTGGGGCTTCTTCTCGGGGCTCGGCAGCGGCTGCGTCACCGCCGTGATGGGGGCCGCGATCGTCAATCGCTGGTTCGTCACCAACCGCGGCCTGGTGATGGGGTTGCTCACCGCCAGCACCGCGACCGGGACCCTGATCTTCCTGCCGGGCCTGGCGGCGATCGCGGAATATGCAGGCTGGCAATATGTCGTGCTGACGATTGCGCTCTGCATGGCGCTGCTGATCCCGCTGGTGACATGGCTCCTGCCGGAACGGCCGGCGGATATCGGCCTCATGCCCTATGGCGCCCCCGCCGGCCATGTCGTCCTGGAAGCGCCGAAGCGGAATGTGATCGGCGCGGCCGTGGGCGGCCTGGTCCGGGGCCTGGCGAGGCGGGATTTCTGGCTCCTGGCCGGCACCTTCTTCGTCTGCGGCTTCACCACCAACGGGCTGGTGGGCACGCATATGATCTCGCTCTGCTCGGACCATGGGATGCCGGAGGTGCAGGCGGCGAGTCTGCTCGCCGTGATGGGCGTGTTCGATCTGATCGGCACCACGGCGTCGGGCTGGCTCACCGACCGGTTCGATCCGCGCAAGCTCCTCTTCATGTATTACGGCCTGCGCGGGCTTTCGCTGATCTATCTGCCCTATGCGGATTTCTCGTTCTACGGGCTCTCGATCTTCGCGATCTTCTACGGCCTCGACTGGATCGCGACCGTGCCGCCGACCTTGCGCCTGACCAACGAATGTTTCGGCGATCAGGAAGCGCCGGTCATGTTCGGCTGGATCCTGGCCGCGCATCAGATCGGCGCCGCCTCGGCCACCTTCTTCGCCGGCATGATGCGCACCGTCGAGGGGCGCTATCTCGAGGCCTTCGTGATCGCCGGCGCCACGGGACTGGTCGCAGCGGGAATGGCGCTCTTCGTGGGTAGAGGCGCCAAACAGATGGCTGCGGCCTAG
- a CDS encoding glycosyltransferase family 2 protein, which yields MPIKLIVQIPCFNEEATLPQTVADIPRAIAGVDRIEILIIDDGSSDRTVEVAEALGVDHIIRHKTNKGLAASFRTGLDRCLSLGADIVVNTDGDNQYAGADIARLVQPILEGKADIVVGDRQTSTAVHFSPAKRLLQFVGSWVVRKLSSTDIPDAVSGFRAISREAALNLNIVSAFSYTTEMLIQSGRKRMAITSVPVGTNPKTRESRLFRSIPSFVRKSATTMLRIYSMYQPLKTFFFLGLVLIFVGSIPVTRFLIAYLEGQGEGKIQSLVLGGALLVIGLTTFLIGMLADLINFNRQLLEMTLEKVRRLELAQSASAANAKSVADRVAEVAVKTAHWRDAPGVSAGIPTRADPADRARVSSAGGRPHR from the coding sequence ATGCCGATCAAACTGATCGTCCAGATCCCCTGCTTCAATGAAGAAGCCACGCTGCCGCAGACCGTGGCCGATATTCCGCGCGCGATCGCGGGGGTCGATCGCATCGAGATCCTGATCATCGACGACGGCTCGAGCGACCGCACCGTCGAGGTCGCCGAGGCCCTGGGCGTCGACCACATCATCCGGCACAAGACCAACAAAGGGCTGGCGGCAAGCTTCCGCACCGGGCTCGACCGCTGCCTGTCCCTGGGCGCCGACATCGTCGTCAACACCGACGGCGACAATCAATATGCCGGCGCGGATATCGCGCGGCTGGTTCAGCCCATCCTCGAAGGCAAGGCCGACATCGTCGTGGGTGACCGCCAGACCTCGACCGCGGTTCATTTCTCGCCGGCGAAAAGGCTGCTTCAGTTCGTCGGCAGCTGGGTCGTGCGCAAGCTCTCCAGCACCGACATCCCCGACGCGGTCAGCGGCTTCCGTGCGATCTCGCGCGAGGCGGCGCTCAACCTCAACATCGTGTCCGCCTTCAGCTACACCACCGAGATGCTGATCCAGAGCGGCCGCAAGCGCATGGCCATCACCTCGGTGCCGGTCGGCACCAACCCCAAGACGCGCGAATCCCGGCTCTTCCGCAGCATCCCCAGCTTCGTGCGCAAATCCGCCACGACGATGCTGCGCATCTATTCGATGTATCAGCCGCTCAAGACCTTCTTCTTCCTGGGCCTGGTGCTGATCTTCGTCGGCTCCATCCCGGTGACGCGCTTCCTGATCGCCTATCTCGAGGGGCAGGGCGAGGGCAAGATCCAGTCGCTGGTCCTGGGCGGTGCCTTGCTGGTGATCGGCCTCACCACCTTCCTGATCGGCATGCTGGCCGACCTGATCAATTTCAACCGGCAGCTTCTCGAGATGACCCTGGAGAAGGTGCGCCGCCTCGAGCTGGCGCAGAGCGCCTCGGCGGCGAATGCGAAGAGCGTCGCCGACCGGGTCGCCGAGGTCGCGGTGAAGACCGCCCACTGGCGCGACGCCCCGGGCGTTTCGGCGGGGATCCCGACGAGGGCAGACCCCGCCGATCGCGCGCGGGTTTCGAGCGCAGGCGGGCGCCCGCACCGCTGA
- a CDS encoding NADPH-dependent F420 reductase has protein sequence MKIGIIAAGQIGGTLTRRFRALGHEVFVANSRGPETLAKLAKETGATAVTVSQAARSGAVVVVTIQEGRIPELPADLFKGVSEDVVVVDTGNYYPRQRDGAIDGIEKGLLESRWVEQQLGRKVVKAFNNIYAKHLLELGRPAGAPGRIALPVSGDSAAAKAVVLRLVEELGFDGLDAGGLDESWRQQPGTPVYCTDLNAEGVRRALKEASKERKPEWHATAKSPGSFAAPA, from the coding sequence GTGAAAATTGGGATCATCGCGGCCGGCCAGATCGGCGGCACCCTGACGCGCCGCTTCAGGGCGCTGGGTCATGAGGTCTTCGTCGCCAATTCGCGCGGGCCCGAGACGCTGGCGAAACTGGCGAAGGAGACCGGCGCGACCGCCGTCACCGTCAGCCAGGCGGCGCGAAGCGGGGCCGTGGTCGTCGTCACGATTCAGGAGGGACGGATTCCGGAGCTCCCCGCCGATCTGTTCAAGGGCGTATCCGAGGATGTCGTCGTCGTGGATACCGGGAATTACTATCCGCGCCAGCGCGACGGCGCCATCGACGGCATCGAGAAGGGCCTGCTCGAAAGCCGATGGGTGGAGCAGCAGCTCGGCCGGAAGGTGGTCAAGGCGTTCAACAATATCTACGCCAAGCATCTGCTGGAGCTGGGGCGGCCGGCCGGCGCTCCGGGCCGCATCGCGCTGCCCGTCTCGGGCGATAGCGCCGCCGCGAAGGCGGTCGTGCTGCGTCTGGTGGAAGAGCTCGGATTCGACGGCCTCGATGCCGGCGGCCTGGACGAGTCCTGGCGCCAGCAACCCGGCACGCCGGTCTACTGCACCGACCTGAACGCCGAGGGCGTACGCCGCGCGCTGAAGGAAGCGAGCAAGGAGCGCAAGCCGGAATGGCATGCGACGGCGAAAAGCCCCGGGAGCTTCGCCGCTCCTGCCTGA
- a CDS encoding TetR/AcrR family transcriptional regulator, which produces MAKKPAKAAAAAKDVPDAPLRAVDRIRRSARDLFYREGIRAVGVEEIVTQAGVTKPSLYRSFPSKDELAADYLRGYEAEFWARFDAAVAAHPGNPRAQILDYLTRLASRAVMSGYRGCGLTNAAIEYPDPTHPARTVSDPHKRALRKRLKAMATEMGAARPGILADGLLLLIEGTFASSQIFGPGGPGGSVAAAAEALIEASLKKTR; this is translated from the coding sequence ATGGCGAAAAAGCCTGCCAAAGCCGCTGCCGCCGCCAAGGATGTTCCCGACGCGCCGCTGCGCGCCGTCGACCGGATCCGGCGCAGCGCGCGCGATCTCTTCTATCGCGAAGGCATCCGCGCGGTCGGGGTCGAGGAGATCGTGACCCAGGCGGGCGTCACCAAGCCCAGCCTCTATCGCAGCTTCCCGTCCAAGGACGAGCTCGCCGCCGACTATCTGCGCGGCTACGAGGCCGAGTTCTGGGCGCGCTTCGACGCGGCCGTGGCGGCCCATCCAGGCAATCCCCGCGCGCAGATCCTGGATTATCTGACCCGCCTCGCGAGCCGCGCGGTCATGTCCGGCTATCGCGGCTGCGGCCTCACCAACGCGGCGATCGAATATCCCGACCCGACCCATCCCGCGCGCACCGTCTCCGATCCGCATAAGCGCGCATTGCGCAAGCGCCTGAAAGCCATGGCCACGGAAATGGGCGCCGCCCGTCCGGGCATCCTCGCGGACGGGCTGCTGCTGCTCATCGAGGGCACCTTCGCCTCGAGCCAGATCTTCGGGCCCGGGGGACCGGGCGGCTCGGTCGCCGCGGCGGCCGAGGCGCTGATAGAGGCCAGCCTGAAGAAAACCCGCTAG